The following proteins are encoded in a genomic region of Ictalurus furcatus strain D&B chromosome 6, Billie_1.0, whole genome shotgun sequence:
- the scn1laa gene encoding sodium channel, voltage-gated, type I-like, alpha isoform X1, producing MAQILAPLGPQSFRPFTRESLKAIEKRIKEEKSKKPKKGEQEGNAANEDQPQPNSDLGQGKKLPFIYGDIPNGMVSTPLEDLDPYYCNQKTFIVLNKGKTISRFNATSALYVLSPFNPIRRISIKILVHSLFNIIIMCTILANCVFMTFTEDSSRRALFKNIEYTFTAIYTFDSLIKILAMGFCIGKFTFLRDPFNWLDFTVIVMAYVTEFAKGLGNVSALRSFRVVRALKTISVIPGLKTIVSALFQSVKRLSDVMILTVFCLSVFALIGLQLFMGNLRNKCIKIPINGSITEKGQLVFTTNVTEFNRTQYYNDADNYYKMEGRKDPLLCGNNSDAGQCPDGYFCHKAGPNPNYNFTSFDNFGWAFLSLFRLMTQDYWENLYQQTLRASGKIYMIFFVLVIFLGSFYLVNLILAVVAMAYDEQNQATLEEALQKEEKFQAMMEQLRRQQAEAQAAVAVFESGKLSGDSSSEASKLSSKSAKERCNRRKKRKQREEEGEKGDNEKVHNSDPENSITRTSFRYSEDGNILSYDRTYQSPHQSLVSIQPSVFSPRRNSRTSIFTFRGRLGSENGFADDEHSPFEDTGSRRGSLFLPHCSERLYSTGSRNSLTPRVFLSPNGKVCSSVDCNGTVSYVNSLPSSPDVLQLPEVTIEKATTDDKEYRRRYEAEQLSPGFLNERTSRQRALSVASIITNTMEVLEDSRRKCHPRWYKFAKAFLIWDCFPAWVKIKRLIHTFVMDPFVDLFITICIVVNTIFMAMEHHTYKDPSNKDPNKDVSDLSVVLKVGNYVFTGIFTAEMIIKIIALDPYNYFQESWNIFDSVIVTLSIMELGLENVPGMSVLRSFRLLRVFKLAKSWPTLQMLIKIIHNSVGALSNLTLVLAIIVFIFAVVGMQLFGKSYKANKHKISTDGKLRWHMKDFFHSFLIVFRVLCGEWIETMWDCMMVAGQPMCLTVFLMVMVIGNLVVLNLFLALLLSSFSADNLAATNDDCERNNLQIAIARIRKGVAYSKARLHSFFHSNCFRRTENKVKEEHGLKDGKKQAEMSTHTTVELIKDPGCEKEAPGADTGSENFIFNSSLSISVPIATADSDPECHNMDDLSSCSSDMEEDNEKLSDGMSSSEGSTVDLQPLKERRESLDFELELPVDDPEACFTQACVNRFPCCNVNVEKGKWKTWWNIRHTSYRIVEHNWFESFIIFMILLSSAALAFEDIYIEKKKTVKTVLEYADKVFTYIFILEMLLKWLAYGFAKYFTNAWCWLDFLIVGVSLISLVANAFDISKLTPIKFLRTLRSLRPLRALSRFEGMRVVVNALFGAIPSIVNVLLVCLIFWLIFSIMGVNLFAGKFYECVNATSGSRLNLSLASNLTECLWFGESARWKNVKINFDNVGAGYLALLQVATFKGWMDIMYAAVDHRGVNLQPQFEASLYYYIYFVIFIIFGSFFTLNLFIGVIIDNFNQQKKKFGGQDIFMTEEQKKYYNAMKKLGSKKPQKPIPRPSNKLQALLFDIVTNQAFDIFIMVLICLNMLTMVVESEDQSQEARTHLKRINVVFVALFTMECVLKMITLRQYFFTNGWNIFDFVVVILSIVGTFVSEVIKYLFSPTLIRVVRLARIGRILRLIKSAKGIRTLLFALMMSLPALFNIGLLLFLVMFIYAIVAMSQFAYVKKEAGIDDMFNFETFGSSMLCLFQITTSAGWDGLLSPILNREPDCDPQKDHPGSNGKGDCGNPAIGIIFFVSYIIICFLIVVNMYIAVILENFSVATEESAEPLSEDDFDMFYEVWEKFDPDATQFIEYKKLSDFADSIDPPLRIPKPNKIQLINMDLPIVSGERIHCLDILFAFTKRVLGESGDMDGLRGQMENRFMASNPSKESYEPITTTLRHKQEDVSAVIIQRAYRMYARKQNVKIAPSTYKEVVQENGMVSNKVPVTDRFNNHSASDKSDTTSSTIIPPSYASVTQSGKNKYEKDKREREIKVKDNKEW from the exons ATGGCACAGATTCTTGCACCGCTGGGACCACAAAGCTTCCGCCCGTTTACCCGGGAGTCACTCAAGGCCATTGAAAAACGAATTAAAGAGGAGAAGAGTAAAAAGCCTAAAAAAGGAGAGCAAGAGGGAAATGCTGCTAATGAGGATCAGCCACAACCTAACAGTGACCTGGGGCAAGGGAAGAAATTGCCATTTATATATGGGGACATTCCCAATGGAATGGTGTCCACACCGCTGGAAGATCTGGATCCATATTATTGCAATCAGAAA ACCTTTATAGTATTGAACAAAGGGAAGACAATCTCCCGATTTAATGCCACTTCTGCCTTGTACGTGCTAAGTCCATTCAACCCAATCAGAAGAATATCAATTAAGATTTTGGTACATTC ATTGTTCAACATAATAATCATGTGCACTATCCTTGCGAACTGTGTGTTTATGACTTTTACTGAAGATTCGAGTAGGAGAGCCTTGTTCAAGAATATAGA gtACACGTTTACGGCAATATATACATTTGATTCATTAATAAAGATCTTAGCCATGGGCTTCTGTATAGGCAAGTTTACCTTCCTCAGAGACCCATTCAACTGGCTGGACTTCACTGTGATTGTGATGGC GTATGTGACAGAGTTTGCCAAGGGTTTGGGTAATGTCTCTGCTTTGAGATCTTTCAGAGTTGTTCGGGCTCTGAAAACAATATCAGTTATCCCAG GCCTGAAGACCATTGTAAGCGCTCTGTTCCAGTCAGTAAAGAGACTTTCAGATGTGATGATTCTGACCGTCTTTTGCTTGAGTGTATTTGCACTGATTGGCCTGCAGCTTTTTATGGGCAACCTGAGGAATAAATGCATAAAGATACCAATAAATGGCAGTATAACTGAGAAGGGACAGCTGGTTTTTACTACAAACGTCACTGAATTCAATCGCACACAATACTATAATGATGCGG ataattattataaaatggaaggaaggaaagaccCTCTGCTCTGTGGAAATAACAGTGATGCAGG GCAATGCCCAGATGGTTATTTCTGTCACAAAGCAGGCCCCAATCCGAATTACAACTTCACCAGCTTTGATAACTTTGGTTgggctttcctctctctcttcagacTGATGACTCAAGACTACTGGGAAAATCTATACCAAcag ACTCTTCGAGCTTCAGGGAAGATCTATATGATCTTCTTTGTGCTGGTGATATTCCTGGGATCATTCTACCTGGTGAATCTGATCCTGGCTGTGGTGGCCATGGCCTATGATGAGCAGAACCAGGCCACCCTGGAGGAGGCTctgcaaaaagaagaaaagttccAGGCTATGATGGAGCAGCTCAGGAGGCAACAAGCTGAGGCCCAG GCGGCAGTTGCAGTATTTGAGAGTGGCAAACTTAGTGGAGACAGTTCCTCTGAGGCCTCCAAACTCAGTTCCAAAAGTGCCAAAGAACGATGCAACCGGAGAAAGAagaggaaacagagagaggaggaagggGAGAAAGGGGACAATGAAAAGGTCCACAATTCTGACCCAGAAAACAGCATTACAAGAACCAGCTTCCGATATTCTGAGGATGGAAACATACTGTCATATGATAGGACATATCAATCTCCTCATCAG tcACTTGTGAGTATTCAGCCCTCAGTCTTCTCTCCACGCCGCAACAGTAGGACTAGCATCTTTACCTTTCGTGGCCGCCTGGGATCAGAGAATGGATTTGCAGATGATGAGCACAGTCCGTTTGAGGACACAGGCAGCCGCCGTGGCTCGTTGTTTCTGCCACACTGCTCTGAGCGTCTTTACAGTACTGGCAGCAGAAACAGCTTGACCCCACGCGTTTTCCTGTCCCCAAATGGAAAAGTGTGCAGCTCTGTGGATTGCAATGGCACAGTGTCATATGTGAACTCACTGCCAAGCTCTCCGGATGTTCTGCAGTTGCCTGAGGTGACCATAGAAAAAGCCACTACAGATGACA aggagtaCAGGAGGAGATATGAAGCCGAACAACTCTCACCAGGTTTTTTGAATGAGCGGACATCCAGACAGAGGGCTCTGAGTGTAGCTAGTATTATCACCAACACAATGGAAG TGCTGGAGGATTCCAGGCGGAAGTGCCATCCACGCTGGTATAAGTTTGCGAAAGCATTTCTAATCTGGGATTGCTTTCCAGCATGGGTGAAAATAAAGAGATTAATTCACACGTTTGTTATGGACCCATTTGTGGATCTGTTCATCACCATCTGCATTGTAGTCAATACAATATTCATGGCCATGGAGCATCACACCTACAAGGATCCCAGCAACAAGGATCCCAACAAGGATGTTTCCGATTTGTCCGTAGTTCTTAAAGTGGGCAATTAT GTTTTCACAGGGATCTTTACAGCTGAGATGATCATCAAGATTATAGCCTTGGATCCTTATAACTACTTCCAAGAAAGTTGGAATATATTTGATAGTGTCATTGTAACCCTGAGTATTATGGAGCTTGGGTTGGAAAATGTACCCGGAATGTCTGTTCTTAGGTCATTTCGTTTG CTTAGAGTCTTTAAGCTGGCCAAGTCTTGGCCCACTTTACAAATGCTGATCAAAATCATTCACAACTCCGTGGGTGCCCTCAGCAACCTGACACTCGTCCTGGCCATCATTGTCTTCATCTTTGCTGTAGTAGGCATGCAGTTGTTCGGGAAGAGTTACAAAGCCAACAAGCATAAAATTTCCACAGACGGTAAACTTCGCTGGCACATGAAAGATTTCTTCCACTCCTTTCTGATAGTGTTCCGTGTGCTGTGTGGTGAGTGGATCGAAACCATGTGGGACTGCATGATGGTGGCTGGACAGCCCATGTGCCTAACTGTCTTCCTCATGGTCATGGTGATTGGAAACCTTGTG GTTTTGAACCTCTTCCTGGCCTTGCTGCTCAGCTCTTTTAGTGCAGATAACCTGGCAGCCACAAATGATGACTGTGAAAGGAACAACTTGCAGATTGCTATTGCTCGTATCCGCAAGGGTGTCGCGTACAGTAAAGCCCGTCTGCACAGCTTCTTTCACAGCAACTGTTTTAGAAGGACAGAGAATAAAGTAAAGGAGGAACATGGCCTGAAAGATGGCAAGAAGCAGGCTGAAATGTCTACTCATACCACAGTGGAGCTGATTAAAGACCCAGGGTGTGAGAAGGAGGCACCAGGTGCAGACACTGGCTCTGAGAATTTCATCTTCAATTCTAGCTTGTCTATCTCTGTACCCATAGCCACTGCAGACTCTGACCCTGAGTGCCACAACATGGACGATTTAAGCAGTTGCTCTTCTGACATGGAGGAAGATAATGAG AAGCTGTCAGATGGTATGAGCTCTTCAGAGGGCAGCACAGTGGACCTCCAGCCCctgaaggagagaagagaatcACTTGACTTTGAGCTTGAATTACCTGTGGATGATCCAGAGGCTTGTTTTACACAAG CCTGTGTGAACAGGTTTCCTTGTTGCAATGTGAATGTGGAAAAAGGCAAATGGAAGACGTGGTGGAACATCAGACACACCAGTTACAGGATAGTGGAGCATAACTGGTTTGAGTCATTCATCATCTTTATGATCCTGCTGAGCAGTGCAGCACTG GCCTTTGAAGACATATACATTGAGAAAAAGAAGACTGTAAAGACTGTTTTGGAATATGCAGATAAAGTGTTTACCTACATCTTCATATTGGAGATGCTTTTGAAATGGCTGGCGTATGGATTTGCTAAATACTTCACCAATGCGTGGTGCTGGCTTGACTTCTTGATAGTTGGC gtctCCCTGATCAGCCTAGTGGCCAACGCCTTCGATATTTCAAAGCTCACTCCCATTAAATTTCTCCGTACACTGCGATCCCTGAGACCCCTTCGAGCTCTATCACGCTTTGAAGGCATGAGG GTGGTGGTCAACGCTCTTTTTGGTGCCATTCCCTCCATCGTGAATGTGCTGCTTGTCTGTCTCATCTTCTGGCTCATCTTTAGCATCATGGGTGTCAACTTGTTTGCTGGAAAATtttatgaatgtgtgaatgcaaCCTCTGGCTCTCGCCTGAATTTGAGCCTGGCCTCGAACTTGACCGAATGTTTGTGGTTTGGCGAAAGTGCCCGGTGGAAAAATGTAAAGATCAACTTTGATAATGTTGGAGCAGGATATCTGGCTTTGCTGCAAGTG GCAACTTTCAAAGGCTGGATGGACATTATGTATGCTGCAGTAGACCACCGTGGT GTAAATCTACAGCCTCAGTTTGAGGCAAGTCTGTACTACTACATCTACTTTGTAATTTTCATCATATTTGGGTCCTTCTTCACATTGAACCTTTTCATTGGCGTCATTATTGACAACTTCaatcagcagaaaaaaaag TTTGGAGGCCAAGACATTTTTATGACAGAGGAACAGAAGAAATATTACAATGCTATGAAGAAACTTGGCTCAAAGAAGCCTCAAAAACCAATTCCCCGGCCATCG AACAAGCTCCAGGCTCTTCTCTTTGACATTGTAACAAATCAAGCTTTCGAcatcttcattatggtactTATTTGCCTTAACATGCTCACTATGGTGGTGGAATCAGAAGATCAGAGCCAAGAAGCACGCACTCATCTGAAAAGGATTAACGTGGTGTTTGTGGCATTGTTTACAATGGAATGTGTACTAAAGATGATCACACTTCGACAGTATTTCTTCACTAATGGCTGGAACATTTTTGACTTCGTAGTGGTTATTCTCTCAATAGTTG GCACATTTGTCTCTGAAGTCATTAAGTACCTGTTTTCTCCAACCTTGATTCGTGTTGTTCGACTTGCTCGGATTGGCCGAATTCTGCGGCTCATCAAAAGTGCCAAGGGAATACGCACCCTTTTGTTTGCCTTAATGATGTCTCTCCCAGCCCTATTCAACATCGGTCTTCTTCTCTTCTTAGTTATGTTTATCTACGCAATTGTTGCCATGTCACAATTTGCCTATGTCAAGAAGGAGGCTGGAATTGATGACATGTTTAACTTCGAGACTTTCGGCAGCAGCATGCTATGTTTGTTTCAGATCACTACATCTGCAGGGTGGGATGGACTCCTGTCACCCATTCTTAACAGGGAACCTGACTGTGACCCACAGAAAGATCACCCTGGCAGCAACGGTAAAGGTGACTGTGGCAACCCAGCTATTGGTATCATCTTctttgttagctacattataATATGCTTCTTGATTGTGGTGAACATGTACATAGCTGTGATTCTCGAGAACTTCAGTGTGGCCACAGAAGAGAGTGCAGAGCCATTAAGTGAAGATGACTTCGACATGTTCTATGAGGTGTGGGAAAAATTTGATCCTGATGCTACACAGTTCATAGAATACAAAAAGTTGTCTGACTTTGCTGATTCCATTGACCCACCGCTGCGTATACCTAAGCCTAATAAAATCCAGCTAATTAATATGGACCTGCCTATAGTTAGTGGGGAGCGAATCCACTGCCTGGACATCTTGTTTGCATTTACAAAGCGTGTCCTAGGAGAAAGTGGTGACATGGATGGCCTTCGCGGGCAGATGGAGAACCGTTTCATGGCCTCTAACCCTTCCAAAGAATCTTATGAGCCCATCACTACAACTCTACGCCACAAGCAGGAGGATGTGTCAGCTGTCATCATTCAGCGGGCCTACAGGATGTATGCCAGGAAACAGAATGTAAAAATAGCCCCCAGCACATACAAAGAAGTTGTACAGGAGAATGGAATGGTTTCAAACAAGGTCCCAGTGACAGACAGGTTTAACAATCACTCTGCTTCAGATAAATCTGACACAACATCCTCAACCATTATCCCACCATCATATGCCAGTGTAACACAATCTGGTAAGAACAAATATGAGAAAGACAAGAGGGAAAgggaaataaaagtaaaagatAACAAGGAGTGGTAA